The DNA region agtaTGATATACTATCAAATTAAATACTCACGTCAATTTGTgaattacttttataaaattcttttacggttaaagtatttatttttagttaatcAACGCTAGTGGATCGGAAGGAAAACACCCCTGGTATAATGATCAGATCTCTTGAATCAGCCATAAAACGCATgcatataaaaacaaataaagattCAAATGCTTGCAtgtgtacatacatacatatatagttacatgattaattaaataaactggtaatatatatataattactacaGGCATGCGGATCATCACCCAATCGACTAGATCTTAATTATCTGGACATGATTGGggcaattaaattaatttacaaGAAATAAGCTCTTCCATCGGTACTAATAATCAGACAGCTAGACAATCTCTCCGGCCATGTGCGGGACCATCGTGCAGGCCTGCCTtgtaatctcaaagggaagggcTACTTGATTGACTGTATATGCAGCCTGCTTGCTGCATTTGTGCTCTTTGCCGGCGTATCTCGATTTCCTTTGTAGCTGCGTCGTCCTTCCGCATTATTCTGACTTAATTATTTCCCCAAATGCTTGCTTCTACCTATATGGTGTACTACAGTACTCTTATTCCTAAAGGGATACCCTAAATCCAAATCTTGAATTCCTTCAAgtcttaattaaaatttaagaacATAATTTGAGTGAGAGAGATCGATAGACCGTATATGCATGAAGTGGACTACAACATAATGTTGTAAGACTCAAATCATGCATCAGTAATCTCCCACTTGGCGTCCTCAAATCTAAAGATCAGAAGAAACGTAGGTAGGAGAGGATTTGATCACGAAGTCTAGTTTTTATTGATACCAGACTCGTCGTGTGCATGTTGGCCTATCCCTATTCGACACGATTACTCTGAGTAAAAGGAATATTGCCTATTGTCAGATCAAGGTTTAAATCCGGCAAGCCACACGAATTATATTCCTCCAAGCAACTTCCAGCGTCGGACACTTGATCACAATTAATGTCGCCACGCGATTTCACTGGCTGCTGTTCTTGAGCAATAGTACCACTTGATAATTTCAAACCAGATAATGTTGTTGCATCGGAGGATGTCTTAGTCATGTGTGGAGGGCGAGGGAGCTTGTGGCTCAAGCGATGATTATTTGGATCAATACCCATGTTTATCAGCTTTCTTCTGAGGTGTGAGTTCCAGTAGTTCTTTACTTCATTATCTGTACGTCCTGGCAATCTTCCAGCAATTAGCGACCACCTAAAAACAGTTCACCACAATTCAAAATCATAAACAATCCTATCGAAATCTTTTACAGATTAAGATCAAAAGCCAAATAGAACAAAAGAAGAAACGGAAATTAAATTAAGAGGTATGTATGGtgttatgtgtgtgtgtgtgtgtatataaataattaaatatatacatatatatacatatatatatatatatatatttatatcgcACCGGTTGCCTAGGAGTGCATGAAGCTTGATAATGAgatcttcttcatcttcagcAAAATTGCCTCTTTTAAGGTCTGGCCTCAGATAGTTTATCCATCTCAGCCTACAACTTTTACCGCAGCGAAGTAGACCTTGTCAACAAAGATTACAAGGAGATTAAGGCAATATACAAATACAGATGTCTTCAGCTATACATGTATTTGATGAATAAAACCcatataaaatgattatttatctctcttATACCATGTTTAATGAATAAACGTATATAGAACCAGAGAAGTGGACCATCGGAAATGGGATTAGTTAAAATtgcaggtatatatatatatgtatgtgtgggaaatattatttatgaggAAGAAATTGCAGCCTACAACTTGTTCTGTTTGAACCGGGTTGTTTATATTTTCGGGACACATACCTGCAGCCTGAGGGAGGGTACGCCAGCATCCTTCACCATGTTTAAGAATGTAATCCATGAGTTTCTGGTCTTCTTGCTTGGACCAAGCTCCTTTATTTGTGTCTTGCTTATCACAGCAAGGCTTCCTCATCATAGAGTTCCTCTCACTAAATTACAAGAAATGGAAGGAAGAGATTAAtggctaaaagaaaaaaaccacaaaCTCAGAgaaatctagagagagagagagtgagggtgccCAAGACTAAACATAGTGTGGGAGGAGAGGAGAAACAGATGAGGTATATATTAAGGTTGTGTGTACGCATGATAAAGATCAGATCATCAGATCAGTTGACTTGGACCGGTGGTTTGGCCATGCGTGACTGCATGCATACCCATGCAGTCTTTTTGTATTTGGTGAAGGCCGGAGATCATCAGATTGAAATTGCAGGACTTGAAAATGCaaattgcatgcatgtgtgttacTTGCCGTTAAGTATAAGTCCTTGTCCCAGCTCATGACTGATCTCCCCCTCGATCACCTCCATTAGAACTACTGCGTACTCCTCAACTTGCCCTTAATCAGTACCCTTTCTACCTTTTAATTACTTCTTCATGATTTTTACGCATTTAATTATCACTTATTATAGAAATTATATACTTAATTCCTATCCATTAACTAGCAGCTTGCGTTTTTTGTAAGGTATGATCCTTgcattataataataagtaaaataaaaaataaaccaaacgATGGTAACTTCTTCATGAGTTTTATCCAAATCTTCCAAGAATAATTTTCCCAAAATAGAAGAATAATATCTAATTAAAGGGCTGATCATGAGGGAAAGAAAAGTAGGAGGAAGAAAATTAAAGGTTGGAACAATCACATGCTTTTACGTTGACTGATAGGTGTGTTCCCatgcaattaatatatatacatatatacacacatttcTGATCTTGTCCATATATCATGATAGTATATAACCAAAAGTCAACAAATCGCAACCTCCTACTCCGCGCCTATCTGATCAGTTTGACCCCTGCATGACATTGGATCCGCTAGCTCCAACGTTAATTACCATGCGAGCATCGTAGTGAGGTACACTTCTTCTTACCTCTGTTTTCTTTGATATGCTATTATTTGCTTGCTCTGTCTTATTCTTGGAGGTGGTTTTTTCCTTGGTTGGTTGTCTTGGTTGTAAGGttaatttttatcataatgTAATTTGGTTTGATGGTTAAGGTTTTTTCAGCCTGGGTTTTGGTCTTTTTGCATATTTGTAACCCCTAGGTTTTTAGTTTGTAACTACGTTTTCCTCTACCACAAGTGagggttatcaataaaattgaggaACCGTCATCTtcttaagaaaaaaaactagtaattttctaattttttctagAATTAGAAAGAATTCTAACACCGTGTATATCTAGAGTTTCCCTAGCTATTCAAGCTAGCATACAAGCTGGCCAAGAATTAGGTGAGgcggtttggataatgaaatgagatgatatagttttagatgaaagttaaataaaatattattattattttaagatttgaaaagttgaattgattattatattttatatgaaaatttaaaaaaattataatgacaagatgaaatgaattgaaaccCACATCTTTATATCCAAATCTAGCCTTAATATTCCGTGGTTCAGATCCGTACCATATGGCATTTCCCTATTCATGTTTGGAAGGGTCGAATATTTTTAGGCTAAAATATATagttcaattaaaattttttaagaacACGGCGGGCCCTCAACTATCTGATACAATAAATAGATTGAGTgagtaaaaaatataagaaataaaaaaataaatttcaaaatttcatgcttccaataattttaaaactttacgTGTAAGTTTTTTGTAAATTGCAATCAAAAGAAAGAGACTAAACTtatgaattataaaataagagttacatataaatatatttcattaGACATGCAATTATAgattttaaatgagaaataatataatattaaattataattttcttcaaattaaatacaataaaaaatattactggAGACCTAATTTAATGATGATCACAAAACGAATccacttaaaaaattaagaacattaatatatatacacatcccttaattaattttttatgagatATCAGTAGTAGTACTAGTCATGTTATAAGCTTATACGTACAAACAAAACTGTCAAAAATTAACAATGAAAACATGCAACTAAAACAACCGGCCAGTTAAACATTTACTCGGAGCGACCTCGGGCGGCCAGAGCCGCAGGTCCCCTCCTTGGCTTCGTCCTGCATGCGTTGGGGTGATCGATCGGCATCATGAAGTGAGCCCACGTCTTTCCTCAACGTACGATCCTGACATAACATTAATGTTCCATGTTAATTCtttcatttgaatttttgaGTTACGTATCGAGTTTTATAAGATGGTTGAGTACTAGATCATCTGACCTTCCTCCGATCCACCAATATTTCTTCAGTACTTATAATCGAATATCTTATCGtttgttattatttaatatttatgtcaTGTCcgtattacatatatataatatataaataataggcTTTTTCAAAAAAggggtaattttttttgtttaaattttatgactaggttttgagaaaacacaaaaattaaagtGGGGATCTATACGTACATCTTTAATGGTAAAAGCACTCTCAATGGAATATTGTCCAAAGCTAAAGGATAATTTTAACTAATGTGAagatgatttaatttttaactatttcattcacataaatttttatattaaaatagttatttttttattatataataataaaatagtaatcagtaattaataattaaaaaaatatttaaaattttgtaattattaattattttcttgtatcatattttaccattctacctattatatgttaattaataatcatattctaattaaattatgggttaaaaattaattagtaatcatattctaattaaattaaatcactaattaataattaaaaatacatacttatTCCTCATCCCACTatagtaattctttttcacgtTGTTTCTGtttatttgttaaatattttgGTTTCTTCTACCTACAGTATTGCTTTCCCGCATTTTTTCCTTTGCTTAGATTTAATTCTTTAATGTGAACTGAGATTTAAGCAAATGGCTGTAATAAGTGGTACAAAATAATAAGGGGGGCAGTtgggagaagaaagaaggagaaaataataataaaatacacatttggCCTATCTACACTAACTTCCaagtttgaaaaatgttttggaAGTCACTATAGTTAAATGGATTTTAGTTAATCCAATGTGATGTTACTTTTTAATCTATTGGCTAAATATGGGATGGATGTAGCATTTAGCTAATCCATTGAGGATGCTCTAACAAGTCAAGTTCCTTTTTCCTACCAAATAAAAAGTGGAAGACAAACCTAGGCAAATACTAGTAGTAGTGTGAGAAAGCTACGTCGACTATGTCTTTTGATGAATCTGTACTGATTTTATTTACTGTGATGGATAAAACTGTcgcaaaaaattagaaaattgtcACATAAGTTTTTTTTGTAAAGGTTTCAGAAAGTATTTTGTGACGGTTTATTATACAACTGTcactaaaagtttttttttgtgatggttGGAAGTCTACCATGAGATGCAACGTTTGAACGTGAATAgattttatgacagtcaaattACATCATAGAAAATATACTTGAACATAtcaaataacgttcgaacgtttacccGGCCAATTAGCATTCGAACGATAAATACCTAACATTGGATATTTTTCATTCGAACGCTTgatttttacattcgaacgtttgtgTTGTGATGTTTGAATTTTGCATTCACACGTTATTGGGCAACTGTTTGAACGTCATAGATTAAAAGTTTGGATGGTTAATAAATATGGTTGAACATATcttttttaatcattcaaaCATTAGGAAATATTCATTTAAATGTAATAGAATAAGTTTGAACGTTTGTGGagtatatacgttcgaacgtatatatcACACATCTATGTAATTATGTTTGAACAATGTAAAGCGATGTTCgaatattttttgtttacatTCGAACTTACTGATCAGAACTAATaacttcataaaattaaaacacatacaaattgtatcatattacaccatgaataatatcattttatgaaaatatttatagagTTACAAAATTAGACAACAAAAGTTTTGAACAATGATagggtttattttttattttttcctcaacGACCGCAATCCTGCTGTAGTGACATAACATGTTCCATTTGGACCAGCATTTCCCTCTATACTTGTTTTTGAACTTTAATATGGATTACATTCTTAAAGAAGGAGGAACATTTCTTTGTTTTCGTTTTGGTGGTATCCttaaaaagcattattattttcaatgaaCTAGTTTAGAAATAATTGTGCAAAATGTAATAGCTAATCTATGTAAATAAAACATTTAGTACGTTCATTCTTCATCTATGTAAATACTTGTTTTAGAAGCTCCTTCAATAACATCTTCGTAATCTCTTTCcttatcatcatcttcatcgatttcttcttctgactcttcttcttcttctccttgttTGATTCTTCTGATTCTTCAAACTCTTCAACcgaataatcatttaatatggATGGATCGAGATGTACaggtgggacgtcatctctacataaggggattAGTTCAAGTGCACCAAAGtcaacaaataattaataatctCTCTATCTTCCTAGTAGGCCTCTATAATCAGAGTGTCATTGTCATCTCCACTATAATCATGATCCACTACCAATCCTACATCATAAATATTCCAAGAAACAAACTTATGCCCAACTTgccaagttatctctctacTAGCTTCAATGGcaattttcattggatcaatcaagtaatagacttGGGTTGCTTTACAAGCCAATACAAATAGATCATCTTCGTatcatttacataaatattgaCACTTGTAAATTAATTATCCCTATGTATTGATACCCAATAACCACTTTGATTCCACCAatcatatttaaatacatatgtcACATGAAACACATCTTCTACGAAAATTTTAGCCACTCATTTGCAGTTTCCTTATTATACATGGGACATGCCAACTTTCTTTTAGTACTCAAAACCGAAAGATTGCCATaagctggaaaatcatttatcgtCCATAATACTACAGTATATATCTAAAAAGATATCGACGTTTATGCATCAAAAGTTCGGATAGCATTTTCCCATAGatctttcaattcttcaattaACGGCTGCATGAATACATCAATATTAATCCCTAGTGATCTTGAACTAGGGAAAAGTGAAGTTAATAGAAAGTTTGGTGCTTTCATGCACTTCCGTGGTGGAAGATTATATGGAATTAACACCACAGATCATGTGCTTTAATTTGTACTGATATTATCAAACGGATTGAATCCATCTGTTGTTAGTAATCGagtatatagtatatgtagTATAGTAATgtatatagaatatattatatggttatatagtatagtaat from Carya illinoinensis cultivar Pawnee chromosome 6, C.illinoinensisPawnee_v1, whole genome shotgun sequence includes:
- the LOC122314348 gene encoding transcription repressor MYB6-like → MMRKPCCDKQDTNKGAWSKQEDQKLMDYILKHGEGCWRTLPQAAGLLRCGKSCRLRWINYLRPDLKRGNFAEDEEDLIIKLHALLGNRWSLIAGRLPGRTDNEVKNYWNSHLRRKLINMGIDPNNHRLSHKLPRPPHMTKTSSDATTLSGLKLSSGTIAQEQQPVKSRGDINCDQVSDAGSCLEEYNSCGLPDLNLDLTIGNIPFTQSNRVE